Proteins from one Streptomyces sp. NBC_00289 genomic window:
- a CDS encoding two-component system response regulator: MVQKAKILLVDDRPENLLALEAILSALDQTLVRASSGEEALKALLTDDFAVILLDVQMPGMDGFETAAHIKRRERTRDIPIIFLTAINHGPHHTFRGYAAGAVDYISKPFDPWVLRAKVSVFVELYMKNCQLREQAALLRLQLEGGGGKAVAGETKEPAGLLAELSARLAAVEEQAEALSKQLDDESADAAAVATAAHLERKLTGLRRALDALEPGTGPASPMPSQN, translated from the coding sequence ATGGTGCAGAAGGCCAAGATCCTCCTGGTCGATGACCGGCCGGAGAATCTGCTGGCGCTGGAGGCCATTCTCTCCGCGCTCGATCAGACGCTGGTGCGGGCATCGTCCGGGGAGGAAGCGCTCAAAGCGCTGCTCACCGATGACTTCGCGGTCATCCTGCTGGACGTCCAGATGCCAGGCATGGACGGTTTCGAGACCGCCGCGCACATCAAGCGGCGAGAGCGCACCCGGGACATCCCGATCATCTTCCTCACCGCGATCAACCACGGGCCGCACCACACGTTCCGCGGGTATGCGGCGGGCGCGGTCGACTACATCTCCAAGCCGTTCGACCCGTGGGTGCTGCGCGCGAAGGTCTCCGTGTTCGTCGAGCTGTACATGAAGAACTGCCAGCTGCGGGAGCAGGCGGCGCTGCTGCGGCTCCAGTTGGAGGGCGGCGGCGGCAAGGCCGTGGCGGGCGAGACGAAGGAACCGGCGGGGCTGCTGGCCGAGCTGTCGGCGCGGCTGGCCGCCGTCGAGGAGCAGGCGGAGGCGCTGTCCAAGCAGCTCGACGACGAGTCGGCGGACGCGGCCGCGGTCGCGACGGCGGCTCATCTCGAGCGCAAACTCACGGGTTTGCGGCGGGCCCTGGACGCGCTGGAGCCCGGGACGGGCCCCGCGTCGCCGATGCCGTCGCAGAACTGA
- a CDS encoding HAMP domain-containing protein — MESGEATRATKTRAKGGQSLSNQRTARNGTTSVDTAALNRLLAALVSMRDGNFRKRLTVSGDGVMSEIAAVFNEVADRNLHLTGELSRVRRMVGREGKLTERLETGASEGSWAAAIDASNALVDDLARPVSEVSRVLSAVAEGDLSPRMELRTQAPDGTGHPLRGEFLKVGRTVNNLVDQLSTFTDEVTRVASEVGTEGKLGGQARVRGMSGSWKDLTESVNTMAYRLTAQVRDIALVTTAVAKGDLSRKVTVHVAGEMLELKNTVNTMVDQLSSFSSEVTRVAREVGVEGELGGQAQVPGVAGVWKDLTDSVNLMAGNLTAQVRGIAQVTTAVANGDLSQKVTVSARGEVAQLADTINQMTETLRIFADEVTRVANEVGAEGQLGGQANVPGAAGTWKDLTDSVNTVFRNLTTQVRDIAAVTTAVANGDLSQKVTVDVAGEMLELKNTVNGMVDQLSAFGAEVTRVAREVGVEGELGGQAQVPGAAGTWKDLTDSVNTAFRNLTGQVRNIAQVTTAVANGDLSQKVTVDVSGEMAQLKNTVNTMVDQLSSFADQVTRMARDVGTEGRLGGQARVDGVSGTWKELTDSVNFMAGNLTSQVRQIAQVTTAVARGDLSQKIDVDARGEILELKNTINTMVDQLSAFADQVTRVAREVGTAGQLGGQAQVPGVAGVWRDLTDSVNGMAGNLTAQVRNIAQVATAVARGDLSQKITVDARGEILELKNTLNTMVDQLSSFAQEVTRVAREVGTEGQLGGQAEVQGVSGTWKDLTQSVNFMANNLTIQVRQIAEVTTAVAKGDLSKKITVDAKGEILELVTTVNTMVDQLSSFAEQVTRVAREVGTEGILGGQAHASGVTGIWKDLTDNVNLMAKNLTMQVRNISQVAAAVANGDLTRTVTIEARGEVAQLADTFNTMVKTLSSFADQVTKVAREVGTDGILGGQARVPGVAGTWKDLTESVNGMASNLTGQVRNIAMVTTAIAKGDLTKKIDIDARGEILELKTTINTMVDQLSSFAEEVTRVAREVGTEGQLGGQARVRDVDGTWRDLTESVNEMAGNLTRQVRAIARVATAVTRGDLNLKIDVDAAGEIQELQDYINKMIANLRDTTIANKEQDWLKGNLARISALMQGRRDLEDVASLIMSELTPVVTAQHGAFFVAMPLLDGKDLSAETEEQYELRMLGSYGYSMGSMPTSFRPGEALIGTAAEEKRTILVENAPSGYLKISSGLGEAPPAQVIVLPVLFEGKVLGVIELASFTPFTHIQKDFLNQIAEMIATSVNTISVNTKTEVLLRQSQELTEQLRERSAELENRQKALQASNAELEEKAELLAQQNRDIEVKNTEIEEARQVLEERAEQLAVSMRYKSEFLANMSHELRTPLNSLLILAKLLADNAEGNLSPKQVEFAETIHGAGSDLLQLINDILDLSKVEAGKMDVSPTRIALVQLVDYVEATFRPLTAEKGLDLSVRVSPELPATLHTDEQRLLQVLRNLLSNAVKFTDSGSVELVIRPAGGDVPVAIREQLLETGSLRDADADLIAFSVTDTGIGIAASKMRVIFEAFKQADGTTSRKYGGTGLGLSISREIAQLLGGEIHAQSEPGRGSTFTLYLPLHPSELPPQGYQQLAPALEARELVASAHDRADQSELSDVEVETPAEVKSYQETQNGAAALFRRRRRGAPALEYRAAHEQWSAGEQEAAPQPRRGIRFGGEKVLIVDDDIRNVFALTSVLEQHGLSVLYAENGREGIEVLEQHDDVTVVLMDIMMPEMDGYATTTAIRRMPQFAGLPIIALTAKAMKGDREKAIESGASDYVTKPVDPDHLLTVMEQWMREA; from the coding sequence CGCACAGCGCGCAACGGGACCACTTCGGTGGACACGGCTGCCCTGAACAGGCTGCTGGCGGCGCTGGTGTCGATGCGGGACGGGAACTTCCGCAAGCGGCTCACCGTGTCCGGCGACGGCGTCATGTCGGAGATCGCGGCCGTCTTCAACGAGGTGGCCGACCGCAACCTCCATCTGACGGGTGAGCTCTCTCGGGTGCGGCGCATGGTGGGGCGTGAGGGGAAGCTCACGGAGCGGCTGGAGACGGGTGCCTCGGAGGGCTCCTGGGCGGCCGCCATCGACGCCTCGAACGCGCTGGTGGACGATCTCGCGCGGCCCGTCTCCGAGGTCAGCCGGGTGCTGTCCGCGGTGGCGGAGGGTGATCTGTCGCCGCGCATGGAGCTGCGGACGCAGGCGCCGGACGGGACCGGGCATCCGTTGCGCGGGGAGTTCCTCAAGGTCGGCCGGACCGTCAACAACCTGGTCGACCAGCTGTCGACGTTCACCGACGAGGTCACGCGCGTGGCCAGCGAGGTGGGCACCGAGGGCAAGCTGGGCGGACAGGCCCGGGTGCGGGGGATGTCCGGTTCGTGGAAGGACCTCACGGAGTCCGTCAACACGATGGCGTACCGGCTCACGGCCCAGGTGCGGGACATCGCGCTGGTGACGACCGCCGTCGCCAAGGGTGATCTGTCGCGCAAGGTCACGGTTCACGTGGCCGGCGAGATGCTGGAGCTCAAGAACACCGTCAACACGATGGTGGACCAGCTGTCGTCCTTCTCCTCCGAGGTGACGCGGGTCGCGCGCGAGGTGGGTGTCGAGGGCGAGCTGGGCGGCCAGGCGCAGGTACCCGGTGTGGCCGGCGTGTGGAAGGACCTCACCGATTCGGTGAACCTCATGGCCGGCAACCTGACCGCGCAGGTGCGCGGGATCGCCCAGGTGACGACGGCGGTCGCGAACGGTGACCTGTCCCAGAAGGTGACGGTGTCGGCGCGCGGCGAGGTCGCGCAGCTCGCGGACACGATCAACCAGATGACCGAGACGCTGCGGATCTTCGCGGACGAGGTCACGCGCGTCGCCAACGAGGTCGGTGCCGAGGGACAGCTCGGCGGGCAGGCGAACGTGCCGGGTGCCGCGGGGACGTGGAAGGACCTCACCGACTCGGTGAACACGGTCTTCCGGAACCTGACCACGCAGGTGCGGGACATCGCCGCCGTGACGACGGCCGTGGCCAACGGTGATCTGTCCCAGAAGGTCACCGTCGACGTGGCCGGCGAGATGCTGGAGCTGAAGAACACCGTCAACGGGATGGTGGACCAGCTGTCCGCGTTCGGTGCCGAGGTCACGCGCGTGGCGCGAGAGGTCGGTGTGGAGGGTGAACTGGGCGGTCAGGCGCAGGTGCCCGGAGCCGCCGGTACGTGGAAGGACCTGACGGACTCCGTCAACACGGCGTTCCGGAATCTCACCGGACAGGTGAGGAACATCGCCCAGGTCACCACGGCCGTGGCCAACGGTGACCTGTCGCAGAAGGTCACCGTCGACGTCTCCGGCGAGATGGCCCAGCTGAAGAACACCGTCAACACGATGGTCGACCAGCTGTCGTCGTTCGCCGACCAGGTGACGCGGATGGCCCGCGACGTGGGCACCGAGGGGCGGCTGGGCGGTCAGGCCCGGGTGGACGGTGTGTCGGGTACGTGGAAGGAACTCACGGACTCCGTCAACTTCATGGCCGGCAACCTCACCTCCCAGGTGAGGCAGATCGCCCAGGTGACGACGGCGGTCGCCCGGGGTGACCTCTCCCAGAAGATCGACGTCGACGCGCGCGGGGAGATCCTCGAGCTGAAGAACACCATCAACACGATGGTCGACCAGCTCTCCGCCTTCGCCGACCAGGTGACCCGGGTCGCGCGCGAGGTGGGCACGGCGGGGCAGCTCGGCGGCCAGGCGCAGGTGCCGGGCGTGGCCGGTGTGTGGCGGGACCTGACCGACTCGGTGAACGGCATGGCCGGCAACCTGACCGCTCAGGTGCGCAACATCGCGCAGGTCGCCACCGCCGTGGCCCGGGGTGACCTCTCCCAGAAGATCACCGTGGACGCGCGCGGGGAGATCCTGGAGCTGAAGAACACCCTGAACACGATGGTCGACCAGCTCTCGTCGTTCGCCCAGGAGGTCACGCGTGTGGCCCGCGAGGTGGGTACCGAGGGGCAGCTCGGCGGGCAGGCCGAGGTGCAGGGGGTCTCCGGCACCTGGAAGGACCTCACGCAGTCCGTGAACTTCATGGCGAACAACCTGACCATCCAGGTGCGCCAGATCGCCGAGGTCACGACCGCGGTCGCCAAGGGCGACCTGTCCAAGAAGATCACGGTCGACGCGAAGGGCGAGATCCTCGAGCTCGTCACCACCGTCAACACGATGGTCGACCAGCTGTCCTCGTTCGCCGAGCAGGTGACCCGGGTGGCCCGCGAGGTGGGCACCGAGGGCATTCTGGGCGGTCAGGCGCACGCGTCGGGTGTCACGGGCATCTGGAAGGACCTCACCGACAACGTGAACCTGATGGCCAAGAATCTGACCATGCAGGTGCGGAACATCTCCCAGGTGGCGGCGGCCGTCGCCAACGGGGACCTGACGCGGACGGTGACGATCGAGGCGCGCGGGGAGGTCGCGCAGCTGGCCGACACCTTCAACACCATGGTGAAGACGCTGAGTTCGTTCGCCGACCAGGTCACCAAGGTGGCGCGTGAGGTGGGCACGGACGGCATCCTCGGCGGCCAGGCGCGCGTTCCCGGCGTGGCCGGCACGTGGAAGGACCTCACCGAGTCCGTGAACGGGATGGCGTCCAACCTGACCGGCCAGGTGCGCAACATCGCGATGGTCACCACGGCCATCGCCAAGGGCGACCTGACCAAGAAGATCGACATCGACGCGCGCGGCGAGATCCTGGAGCTCAAGACCACCATCAACACGATGGTCGACCAGCTCTCGTCCTTCGCCGAGGAGGTCACCCGGGTGGCCCGCGAGGTGGGTACGGAGGGCCAGCTGGGCGGCCAGGCACGCGTGCGGGACGTCGACGGCACCTGGCGCGACCTCACCGAGTCGGTGAACGAGATGGCCGGGAACCTGACCCGGCAGGTGCGTGCCATCGCGCGCGTGGCGACCGCGGTGACCCGCGGTGACCTGAACCTGAAGATCGACGTCGACGCGGCGGGCGAGATCCAGGAACTCCAGGACTACATCAACAAGATGATCGCCAACCTGCGTGACACCACGATCGCGAACAAGGAGCAGGACTGGCTGAAGGGCAACCTCGCCCGTATCTCCGCGCTGATGCAGGGCCGCCGCGACCTGGAGGACGTGGCCTCGCTGATCATGAGCGAGCTGACGCCGGTGGTGACCGCGCAGCACGGCGCGTTCTTCGTCGCCATGCCCCTCCTCGACGGCAAGGACCTCAGCGCGGAGACCGAGGAGCAGTACGAGCTGCGGATGCTCGGCTCGTACGGCTACTCGATGGGGTCCATGCCGACCTCGTTCCGGCCGGGTGAGGCGCTCATCGGGACGGCTGCCGAGGAGAAGCGCACGATCCTCGTGGAGAACGCCCCCAGTGGCTATCTGAAGATCTCCTCCGGGCTCGGCGAGGCGCCGCCCGCGCAGGTGATCGTGCTTCCGGTGCTCTTCGAGGGCAAGGTGCTCGGTGTCATCGAGCTGGCGTCCTTCACTCCGTTCACCCATATCCAGAAGGACTTCCTCAACCAGATCGCCGAGATGATCGCGACGAGCGTCAACACCATCTCCGTCAATACCAAGACGGAGGTGCTGCTGCGGCAGTCGCAGGAGCTCACCGAACAACTCCGCGAGCGGTCGGCGGAGTTGGAGAACCGGCAGAAGGCCCTTCAGGCGTCCAACGCCGAGTTGGAGGAGAAGGCCGAGCTGCTGGCCCAGCAGAACCGCGACATCGAGGTCAAGAACACGGAGATCGAGGAGGCGCGGCAGGTCCTGGAGGAGCGCGCCGAGCAGCTCGCGGTGTCCATGCGCTACAAGAGCGAGTTCCTCGCCAACATGTCGCACGAGCTGCGCACCCCGCTCAACTCGCTGCTGATCCTGGCCAAGCTGCTCGCCGACAACGCGGAGGGGAACCTCTCCCCGAAGCAGGTCGAGTTCGCCGAGACGATCCACGGGGCCGGTTCCGACCTGCTCCAGCTGATCAACGACATCCTCGACCTGTCGAAGGTGGAGGCGGGCAAGATGGACGTCTCCCCGACGCGGATCGCGCTGGTCCAGCTCGTCGACTACGTGGAGGCGACCTTCCGGCCGCTGACCGCGGAGAAGGGCCTCGACCTGTCCGTACGGGTGTCGCCGGAGCTGCCGGCCACCCTGCACACGGACGAGCAGCGGCTGCTGCAGGTGCTGCGCAACCTGTTGTCGAACGCGGTGAAGTTCACCGACTCCGGGTCGGTCGAGCTGGTCATCCGGCCGGCCGGCGGGGACGTCCCGGTGGCGATCCGCGAGCAGCTCCTGGAGACCGGCTCGCTGCGCGACGCGGACGCCGACCTGATCGCGTTCTCGGTGACCGACACCGGGATCGGCATCGCGGCCAGCAAGATGCGGGTGATCTTCGAGGCGTTCAAGCAGGCGGACGGTACGACCAGCCGCAAGTACGGCGGCACCGGCCTCGGGCTGTCCATCTCGCGGGAGATCGCCCAGCTGCTGGGCGGCGAGATCCACGCGCAGAGCGAGCCCGGCCGCGGCTCGACGTTCACGCTGTACCTGCCGCTGCACCCGAGCGAACTGCCGCCGCAGGGCTACCAGCAGCTCGCCCCCGCGCTGGAGGCCCGGGAACTGGTGGCCTCCGCGCACGACCGGGCCGACCAGTCCGAGCTGTCCGACGTGGAGGTCGAGACGCCGGCCGAGGTGAAGTCGTACCAGGAGACGCAGAACGGCGCCGCCGCGCTCTTCCGGCGCCGCCGCAGGGGTGCGCCCGCCCTGGAGTACCGGGCGGCGCACGAGCAGTGGTCGGCCGGGGAGCAGGAGGCCGCGCCGCAGCCGCGCCGGGGCATCCGGTTCGGCGGGGAGAAGGTGCTGATCGTCGACGACGACATCCGCAACGTCTTCGCGCTCACCAGCGTCCTGGAGCAGCACGGGCTGTCGGTGCTGTACGCCGAGAACGGCCGGGAGGGCATCGAGGTCCTGGAGCAGCACGACGACGTGACGGTCGTCCTGATGGACATCATGATGCCCGAGATGGACGGGTACGCGACGACCACGGCGATCCGCAGGATGCCGCAGTTCGCGGGGCTCCCGATCATCGCGCTGACCGCGAAGGCGATGAAGGGGGACCGGGAGAAGGCGATCGAGTCCGGTGCCTCCGACTACGTGACCAAGCCGGTGGATCCCGATCACCTGCTGACGGTGATGGAGCAGTGGATGCGGGAGGCGTGA
- a CDS encoding DNA translocase FtsK has translation MASRPSAAKKQPAKKAAAPAKAPVRKAAAKKAPAKKAPARKAVAKKPVPRPAPSPTGGIYRLVRAVWLGLAHAVGAVFRGIGQGAKNLDPAHRKDGVALLLLGLALIVAAGTWSNLRGPVGDLVEMLVTGAFGRLDLLVPILLALIAVRFIRHPEQPEANGRIVIGLSALVIGVLGQVHIACGAPARSAGMQAIRDAGGLIGWGAATPLTYTMGDVLAVPLLVLLTVFGLLVVTATPVNAIPQRLRLLGVKLGIIHDPAADELDEDDERYEDQWREALPAPARSRRRGPAPEGYDPDSAEQEALTRRRGRPRRSAVPQPDMDRPLDAVDVAAAAAAALDGAVMHGMPPSPVVADLTQGVSVGDREESTPIPAPKPVPAARPKQEKLKTEVPDLTKSSPEAPRELPPRAEQLQLSGDITYALPSLDLLTRGGPGKTRSAANDAVVASLTNVFTEFKVDASVTGFTRGPTVTRYEVELGPAVKVERITALTKNIAYAVASPDVRIISPIPGKSAVGIEIPNTDREMVNLGDVLRLAAAAEDDHPMLVALGKDVEGGYVMANLAKMPHVLVAGATGSGKSSCINCLITSVMVRATPEDVRMVLVDPKRVELTAYEGIPHLITPIITNPKRAAEALQWVVREMDLRYDDLAAFGYRHIDDFNQAIRDGKLKTPEGSERELKTYPYLLVIVDELADLMMVAPRDVEDSIVRITQLARAAGIHLVLATQRPSVDVVTGLIKANVPSRLAFATSSLADSRVILDQPGAEKLIGKGDGLFLPMGANKPTRMQGAFVTEDEVGVVVQHCKDQMAPVFRDDVTVGSKQKKEIDEEIGDDLDLLCQAAELVVSTQFGSTSMLQRKLRVGFAKAGRLMDLMESRGIVGPSEGSKARDVLVKADELDGVLSVIRGES, from the coding sequence ATGGCCTCACGTCCCTCGGCAGCCAAGAAGCAGCCCGCGAAGAAGGCGGCCGCTCCCGCGAAGGCTCCGGTGCGGAAGGCCGCTGCGAAAAAGGCGCCCGCGAAGAAGGCGCCGGCCAGGAAGGCGGTGGCGAAGAAGCCCGTGCCCAGGCCGGCTCCCAGCCCCACCGGAGGCATCTACCGGCTGGTGCGCGCCGTCTGGCTCGGCCTGGCGCACGCCGTCGGTGCGGTGTTCCGCGGGATAGGGCAGGGCGCGAAGAACCTCGACCCCGCGCACCGCAAGGACGGGGTCGCGCTGCTGCTGCTCGGTCTCGCCCTGATCGTCGCCGCGGGAACGTGGTCGAATCTGCGCGGCCCGGTCGGCGACCTCGTCGAGATGCTGGTGACCGGCGCCTTCGGCCGGCTCGACCTGCTGGTGCCGATACTGCTCGCGCTGATCGCCGTGCGCTTCATCCGCCACCCCGAGCAGCCCGAGGCCAACGGCCGCATCGTGATCGGTCTGTCCGCGCTCGTCATCGGTGTGCTCGGCCAGGTGCACATCGCCTGCGGAGCGCCCGCCCGCAGCGCCGGCATGCAGGCGATAAGGGACGCGGGCGGCCTCATCGGCTGGGGTGCGGCGACGCCGCTGACGTACACCATGGGCGACGTCCTGGCCGTACCGCTGCTCGTGCTGCTCACGGTGTTCGGACTGCTGGTCGTCACCGCCACCCCCGTCAACGCCATCCCACAGCGGCTGCGGCTGCTCGGCGTGAAGCTGGGCATCATCCACGACCCCGCCGCGGACGAACTCGACGAGGACGACGAGCGGTACGAGGACCAGTGGCGCGAGGCGCTGCCCGCGCCCGCCCGCTCCCGTCGGCGCGGGCCGGCGCCCGAGGGGTACGACCCCGACAGCGCCGAGCAGGAGGCCCTCACCCGGCGTCGTGGCCGGCCCAGACGGTCGGCTGTGCCGCAGCCCGACATGGACCGCCCGCTGGACGCCGTGGACGTCGCCGCGGCGGCCGCCGCCGCGCTCGACGGCGCCGTCATGCACGGGATGCCGCCCTCGCCGGTCGTCGCCGACCTCACCCAGGGCGTCAGCGTGGGCGACCGTGAAGAATCGACCCCGATCCCGGCCCCGAAGCCCGTGCCGGCCGCGCGCCCCAAGCAGGAGAAGCTGAAGACGGAGGTCCCCGACCTCACCAAGTCCTCGCCCGAGGCGCCGCGCGAACTGCCGCCGCGTGCCGAGCAGCTCCAGCTGTCCGGCGACATCACGTACGCGCTGCCCTCGCTCGACCTCCTCACGCGCGGGGGCCCCGGCAAGACGCGCAGCGCGGCCAACGACGCCGTGGTCGCCTCACTCACGAACGTCTTCACCGAGTTCAAGGTCGACGCCTCCGTCACCGGCTTCACGCGCGGGCCGACGGTCACCCGCTACGAGGTGGAGCTCGGCCCCGCGGTCAAGGTCGAGCGGATCACCGCGCTGACGAAGAACATCGCCTACGCCGTCGCCAGCCCCGACGTGCGGATCATCTCGCCGATCCCCGGCAAGTCCGCCGTCGGCATCGAGATCCCCAACACCGACCGGGAGATGGTCAACCTCGGTGACGTGCTGCGGCTCGCCGCGGCCGCCGAGGACGACCATCCGATGCTGGTCGCGCTCGGCAAGGACGTCGAGGGCGGCTACGTGATGGCCAACCTGGCGAAGATGCCGCACGTCCTGGTGGCCGGCGCGACCGGTTCGGGCAAGTCGTCGTGCATCAACTGTCTGATCACGTCCGTCATGGTGCGCGCCACCCCGGAGGACGTCCGTATGGTCCTCGTCGACCCCAAGCGGGTCGAGCTGACCGCGTACGAGGGCATTCCGCACCTGATCACGCCGATCATCACCAACCCGAAGCGGGCCGCCGAGGCGCTGCAGTGGGTCGTACGCGAGATGGACCTGCGCTACGACGACCTGGCGGCCTTCGGATACCGGCACATCGACGACTTCAACCAGGCCATCCGCGACGGCAAGCTCAAGACGCCGGAGGGCAGCGAGCGGGAGCTCAAGACCTATCCGTATCTGCTGGTGATCGTCGACGAGCTCGCCGACCTGATGATGGTCGCGCCGAGGGACGTCGAGGACTCGATCGTGCGGATCACGCAGCTGGCGCGCGCGGCCGGCATCCACCTGGTGCTGGCGACGCAGCGGCCGTCGGTCGACGTCGTCACCGGTCTGATCAAGGCGAACGTGCCCTCGCGGCTCGCCTTCGCCACCTCGTCGCTCGCCGACTCGCGCGTCATCCTCGACCAGCCGGGCGCCGAGAAGCTCATCGGCAAGGGCGACGGGCTCTTCCTGCCGATGGGGGCGAACAAGCCGACCCGTATGCAGGGCGCGTTCGTGACCGAGGACGAGGTCGGGGTGGTCGTCCAGCACTGCAAGGACCAGATGGCGCCCGTCTTCCGGGACGACGTCACCGTGGGCAGCAAGCAGAAGAAGGAGATCGACGAGGAGATCGGCGACGACCTCGACCTGCTGTGTCAGGCGGCCGAGCTGGTCGTGTCCACGCAGTTCGGGTCCACGTCCATGCTCCAGCGCAAGCTGCGGGTCGGCTTCGCCAAGGCGGGGCGGCTCATGGATCTGATGGAGTCCCGGGGCATCGTCGGTCCGAGCGAGGGGTCCAAGGCACGTGACGTTCTTGTGAAGGCTGACGAGCTGGACGGCGTGCTTTCGGTGATCCGCGGGGAGTCGTGA